The Latilactobacillus sakei subsp. sakei DSM 20017 = JCM 1157 genome includes a window with the following:
- a CDS encoding C40 family peptidase, which produces MKKQKMTYLSSGIVGLAGLALMGIQANEAQAATTGTVNYTDGATTVWTSPEVGQKPTRYLTNNQNVTIKNTKQVYGQTWYQLADNEWVAGEFVKTGATTPAATTAAPAAKDTITVNYKSGATTIWTNTTAAQPTGAYLTYGKTQNVIASKTANGVTWYQLENKGWVPSSYVVLNNPNLAGVTPITDAPAVTPVATTTATTTPAASTTTTTPAATTATSESATQTSTTQQQAPAASQSSSTTPAAPAQQSSSVATSSSTSQATQVQTQTSQTSTSVAPVAQSASTQQSAPAQQQTQTQNTTNTASSSNTTTATTPSQSTNTNNSTATSGNAQSVVSAALSQIGTPYVWGGSTPGVGLDCSGLVQYAYSRAGVSLGRITTAQEGAGQRVSLNSLQPGDIIFWGGAGASYHDAIYIGGGQYVHAPQPGESVKIGTISSYFMPSFAVRVL; this is translated from the coding sequence ATGAAAAAACAAAAAATGACTTATTTATCATCTGGTATCGTTGGTTTAGCTGGTCTTGCATTAATGGGTATCCAAGCTAATGAAGCTCAAGCTGCTACTACAGGGACAGTTAACTACACAGACGGTGCTACAACTGTTTGGACAAGTCCTGAAGTTGGTCAAAAACCTACACGTTACTTAACAAACAACCAAAACGTTACAATCAAAAATACAAAACAAGTTTATGGTCAAACATGGTATCAATTAGCTGATAACGAATGGGTTGCCGGTGAATTCGTGAAGACAGGTGCTACAACACCAGCTGCTACAACTGCTGCTCCTGCTGCTAAAGACACGATCACAGTTAACTACAAGTCTGGTGCTACAACAATCTGGACAAACACAACTGCTGCTCAACCAACTGGCGCTTACTTGACTTATGGTAAGACACAAAACGTTATTGCTTCTAAGACAGCTAACGGCGTTACATGGTACCAATTAGAAAACAAAGGTTGGGTACCTTCAAGCTACGTTGTTTTAAACAACCCTAACTTAGCCGGCGTCACACCTATTACTGATGCACCAGCTGTTACACCAGTTGCAACTACTACTGCTACAACAACACCAGCAGCTTCAACAACTACGACAACACCTGCTGCTACAACTGCAACTTCTGAATCAGCTACTCAAACATCAACAACTCAACAACAAGCACCTGCAGCTTCACAATCATCATCAACAACACCTGCTGCTCCTGCTCAACAATCATCATCAGTTGCTACTTCATCATCAACAAGTCAAGCAACTCAAGTTCAAACTCAAACATCACAAACTAGCACTTCAGTAGCACCTGTTGCACAATCAGCTTCAACACAACAAAGTGCTCCTGCTCAACAACAAACTCAAACACAAAACACAACAAACACAGCTTCAAGCTCTAACACCACAACAGCAACAACACCTTCACAATCAACAAACACAAACAACTCAACTGCTACAAGCGGTAACGCACAATCAGTTGTTAGTGCTGCATTGTCACAAATTGGTACACCTTATGTATGGGGTGGCTCAACACCTGGTGTTGGTCTTGACTGTTCTGGTTTAGTACAATATGCATACTCACGTGCTGGCGTTTCATTGGGCCGTATCACAACTGCTCAAGAAGGTGCTGGTCAACGCGTATCACTTAACAGCTTACAACCTGGCGATATCATTTTCTGGGGTGGCGCTGGTGCATCATACCATGATGCTATCTACATCGGTGGTGGCCAATACGTTCACGCACCACAACCTGGCGAATCAGTTAAGATTGGTACAATCTCAAGTTACTTCATGCCTTCATTCGCAGTACGCGTACTTTAA